Proteins encoded in a region of the Sparus aurata chromosome 6, fSpaAur1.1, whole genome shotgun sequence genome:
- the LOC115582515 gene encoding trypsin isoform X1: MMSMLMCLGCVLLDLMTVHSHVFMQGRIVGGHTAAPNSIKYIVSLQSTRGQHFCGGSLVHRYWVLTAAHCNIGAEHMMIVAGDYVVNTFEGTEQYAKPHRLVTHPLYNRSTNNADIMLIKLRAPMVLNKYVSLAPLPRQGTGVVEGFVCRVSGWGYHSLGGGQAPFTLRTVAVPIVSTARCNSSESFNGNITANMICAGYRTGGKDACKGDSGGPLVCGGRVYGVVSWGNGCGDAKFPGVYTAVSRFRRWIDQTIYRSHQRCTRY, translated from the exons ATGATGAGCATGCTTATGTGTTTGGGTTGTGTGCTGCTGGACCTCATGACAGTCCACA GCCATGTGTTCATGCAGGGCCGCATCGTAGGTGGGCACACCGCCGCGCCGAACTCCATCAAATACATTGTGTCCTTACAGAGCACCAGGGGCCAGCACTTCTGTGGCGGATCGTTGGTTCACAGATACTGGGTGCTGACCGCAGCGCACTGTAACATCGG AGCGGAGCACATGATGATAGTGGCGGGCGACTACGTTGTAAATACCTTTGAGGGTACTGAGCAGTACGCTAAACCCCACAGACTGGTCACCCACCCCCTCTACAACAGGAGCACCAACAATGCTGACATCATGCTCATTAAG TTGCGAGCGCCAATGGTGCTGAACAAATACGTGTCGCTGGCGCCTCTGCCCAGGCAGGGGACAGGAGTGGTCGAAGGCTTCGTGTGTCGGGTGTCTGGATGGGGCTACCACAGCCTGGGTGGAGGCCAGGCCCCCTTCACACTGAGGACAGTCGCAGTGCCCATTGTGTCGACTGCCAGGTGTAACAGCAGCGAGTCCTTTAATGGGAACATCACAGCAAACATGATCTGTGCCGGATACAGGACTGGAGGAAAAGATGCATGCAAG GGAGACTCTGGAGGGCCGCTGGTGTGTGGGGGGCGTGTCTATGGTGTCGTCTCCTGGGGCAACGGCTGCGGTGATGCTAAATTTCCAGGAGTCTACACGGCCGTGTCCAGATTCCGCCGATGGATAGATCAAACCATCTACCGGTCACACCAACGCTGCACCAGATACTGA
- the LOC115582515 gene encoding trypsin isoform X2, with protein MAAGCSLCTVTLSPGHDLSCVSHHSRPPCPPTDTLFDSTKILQATTMAQMEMPFSFRAEHMMIVAGDYVVNTFEGTEQYAKPHRLVTHPLYNRSTNNADIMLIKLRAPMVLNKYVSLAPLPRQGTGVVEGFVCRVSGWGYHSLGGGQAPFTLRTVAVPIVSTARCNSSESFNGNITANMICAGYRTGGKDACKGDSGGPLVCGGRVYGVVSWGNGCGDAKFPGVYTAVSRFRRWIDQTIYRSHQRCTRY; from the exons ATGGCAGCCGGGTGCTCACTCTGCACTGTGACTTTGAGTCCCGGTCATGATTTGTCATGTGTGTCACATCACAGTCGCCCACCTTGCCCGCCCACTGATACGCTATTTGACTCGACTAAGATACTACAAGCAACCACGATGGCTCAAATGGAAATGCCTTTTTCCTTCAGAGCGGAGCACATGATGATAGTGGCGGGCGACTACGTTGTAAATACCTTTGAGGGTACTGAGCAGTACGCTAAACCCCACAGACTGGTCACCCACCCCCTCTACAACAGGAGCACCAACAATGCTGACATCATGCTCATTAAG TTGCGAGCGCCAATGGTGCTGAACAAATACGTGTCGCTGGCGCCTCTGCCCAGGCAGGGGACAGGAGTGGTCGAAGGCTTCGTGTGTCGGGTGTCTGGATGGGGCTACCACAGCCTGGGTGGAGGCCAGGCCCCCTTCACACTGAGGACAGTCGCAGTGCCCATTGTGTCGACTGCCAGGTGTAACAGCAGCGAGTCCTTTAATGGGAACATCACAGCAAACATGATCTGTGCCGGATACAGGACTGGAGGAAAAGATGCATGCAAG GGAGACTCTGGAGGGCCGCTGGTGTGTGGGGGGCGTGTCTATGGTGTCGTCTCCTGGGGCAACGGCTGCGGTGATGCTAAATTTCCAGGAGTCTACACGGCCGTGTCCAGATTCCGCCGATGGATAGATCAAACCATCTACCGGTCACACCAACGCTGCACCAGATACTGA